The Triticum aestivum cultivar Chinese Spring chromosome 7B, IWGSC CS RefSeq v2.1, whole genome shotgun sequence genome window below encodes:
- the LOC123155837 gene encoding dirigent protein 5-like has product MASPFGVLVCLLIVLPQILAISSPIDEIAPLKTCQFPCMTEVNLHLFLHQFVDGPNNPNRNEETLLQASFPFGFGTTIVHDWTLTETTNSRDTVVARVQGVHVQAGLTKPNRWYTTHNIEFQQGRFAGSTLQVMGITAGLESGQWSIVGGTGQFIMAQGIISFTNHPASTFEDGIKELNIRVRFTRDITQAA; this is encoded by the exons ATGGCTAGTCCATTCGGTGTCTTGGTTTGTCTACTCATAGTGCTACCACAAATCCTTGCTATTTCTAGCCCCATCGACGAGATTGCACCTCTTAAGACATGTCAGTTCCCTTGTATGACCGAGGTTAACTTGCACTTGTTCTTGCACCAATTCGTCGACGGGCCAAACAACCCAAACCGCAATGAGGAAACCTTACTCCAAGCAAGTTTTCCTTTTGGGTTCGGGACGACGATAGTCCATGACTGGACTCTTACCGAGACAACAAATTCCAGAGACACGGTTGTTGCACGTGTACAAGGTGTGCATGTCCAGGCTGGTTTAACCAAGCCTAACAGATGGTACACAACTCATAACATAGAGTTTCAGCAAGGAAG GTTTGCGGGGTCCACCCTTCAAGTGATGGGTATAACCGCAGGTTTGGAAAGTGGGCAGTGGTCTATTGTCGGTGGAACTGGTCAATTCATTATGGCACAGGGTATAATAAGTTTCACAAATCATCCGGCCTCTACTTTTGAAGATGGTATTAAAGAACTCAACATTCGTGTACGCTTCACAAGGGATATTACACAAGCC GCTTGA